Proteins encoded in a region of the Acidobacteriota bacterium genome:
- the eboC gene encoding UbiA-like protein EboC (EboC, a homolog the polyprenyltransferase UbiA, belongs to system of proteins involved in the trafficking of precursor metabolites to an extracytoplasmic compartment so that the biosynthesis of certain natural products, such as scytonemin, can be completed.), translating to MATAVLQLLRPANVATAAADVVAGYAVAGTPEVGRLPWLVAASACLYAGGVVLNDLFDRHVDARERPERPIPSGRIRPARAGWLGGTLVAAGPLAAASANPTAGLVAAALAGAVLLYDALAKRSALAGPLVMGGCRGLNFALGLAAAPDVLRVRWPVALFAVLYIAGVTLLSRGEVSGAPRAAAAASLALICATALALAVVALRHDGAIALALVLTAAFTWRVVPPFWQAYRQPAPAAIRQAVKRGVLSLVLLDAVLAAAYAGPACALAVIATGLVAGYLARFFAVT from the coding sequence GTGGCGACCGCCGTCCTCCAGCTCCTTCGTCCGGCGAACGTCGCGACGGCGGCAGCCGACGTGGTGGCCGGCTACGCGGTGGCCGGCACGCCGGAGGTCGGCCGGCTGCCGTGGCTCGTCGCGGCATCCGCCTGCTTGTACGCCGGCGGCGTCGTGCTCAACGACCTGTTCGATCGGCACGTGGACGCCCGCGAGCGCCCGGAACGGCCGATTCCGAGCGGACGGATCCGGCCGGCGCGCGCGGGCTGGCTGGGCGGAACGCTCGTCGCGGCTGGCCCGCTCGCCGCCGCCTCGGCGAATCCGACGGCTGGCCTCGTCGCAGCCGCGCTGGCGGGTGCCGTGCTCCTCTACGACGCGCTGGCGAAGAGGAGCGCGCTCGCCGGTCCGCTCGTCATGGGCGGCTGCCGAGGCTTGAACTTCGCCCTGGGCCTCGCCGCCGCGCCGGACGTGCTCCGAGTGCGCTGGCCGGTCGCGCTCTTCGCGGTGCTCTACATCGCGGGCGTCACCCTCCTCAGCCGTGGCGAAGTCTCCGGCGCGCCGCGCGCCGCAGCCGCCGCGAGCCTGGCGCTCATCTGCGCGACCGCGCTCGCCCTCGCCGTCGTCGCGCTCCGGCACGACGGTGCCATCGCGCTCGCACTCGTGTTGACGGCCGCGTTCACCTGGCGCGTCGTGCCTCCTTTCTGGCAGGCGTACCGGCAGCCTGCGCCCGCGGCGATCCGGCAGGCAGTCAAGCGCGGGGTCCTCTCCTTGGTATTGTTGGATGCAGTCCTCGCGGCGGCCTATGCCGGACCGGCCTGCGCGCTGGCCGTCATCGCGACCGGCCTCGTCGCCGGGTACCTGGCGCGGTTCTTCGCGGTGACGTAG
- a CDS encoding 3-dehydroquinate synthase, translating to MDLIRQTVTVTFEYPVYFTRGVFSIDNLVLREVLGARATRLPAELVVVADAGVVEAHPGLAGAIARYVRHRHDALRLATPVLVIPGGEDAKNDPRHLAAVHKAIHDGGLCRHSYVVAVGGGAVLDVAGYAAATAHRGIRLVRVPTTVLAQDDSGMGVKNGVNGFGKKNYYGTFAPPAAVINDFGFLATLEDRDWLGGLSEAIKVAVIKDEPFFAELERLAPRLVARDDAAMETVVRRSAALHLAHIAGADPFELGSSRPLDFGHWAAHKLEPLSGHRLRHGEAVSIGMALDATYSWLRGLLGESEWRRMIDLMLALRLPVYAAELDEQADRPDHPRSVFRGLAEFREHLGGELTVMLLEAIGRAVDVHEIETSVMMRAIRTLRDFDVTNGAGVCGATVAAPLGRRP from the coding sequence ATGGACCTGATTCGGCAGACCGTGACCGTTACGTTCGAGTACCCCGTGTACTTCACGCGCGGGGTCTTCTCGATCGACAACCTCGTCTTGCGCGAAGTGCTCGGCGCGCGGGCGACCCGGCTCCCCGCCGAGCTGGTCGTCGTGGCCGACGCCGGCGTCGTCGAAGCTCATCCGGGGCTCGCCGGCGCGATCGCCCGCTACGTTCGGCACCGCCACGACGCGCTCCGGCTCGCCACGCCCGTGCTCGTGATCCCCGGCGGCGAGGACGCGAAGAACGATCCGCGGCACCTCGCGGCCGTCCACAAGGCCATCCACGACGGCGGCCTCTGCCGCCACTCCTACGTCGTCGCCGTCGGCGGCGGCGCCGTCCTGGACGTGGCCGGCTACGCGGCCGCCACCGCCCACCGCGGCATCCGGCTCGTTCGCGTGCCGACGACGGTGCTGGCGCAGGACGATTCGGGGATGGGGGTGAAGAACGGCGTGAACGGGTTCGGCAAGAAGAACTACTACGGCACGTTCGCGCCGCCGGCCGCCGTCATCAACGACTTCGGCTTCCTCGCGACGCTCGAGGACCGCGATTGGCTCGGCGGCCTGTCGGAGGCCATCAAGGTCGCCGTGATCAAGGACGAACCGTTCTTCGCCGAGCTGGAACGGCTCGCGCCGCGGCTGGTCGCGCGCGATGACGCCGCGATGGAAACGGTCGTGCGGCGTTCGGCGGCCCTGCACCTCGCGCACATCGCGGGCGCCGATCCGTTCGAGCTGGGATCCTCGCGCCCGCTCGATTTCGGGCACTGGGCCGCGCACAAGCTCGAGCCGCTCAGCGGCCACCGGCTCCGGCACGGCGAGGCCGTGTCGATCGGCATGGCGCTCGACGCGACCTACTCGTGGCTGCGCGGCCTGCTGGGCGAATCGGAGTGGCGCCGGATGATCGACCTGATGCTCGCGCTTCGACTGCCGGTCTACGCCGCCGAATTGGACGAGCAGGCCGACCGCCCGGACCATCCGCGATCGGTGTTCCGTGGGCTCGCCGAGTTCCGGGAGCACCTCGGCGGCGAGCTGACCGTGATGCTGCTCGAAGCCATCGGGCGCGCGGTGGACGTGCACGAAATCGAGACGAGCGTTATGATGCGCGCGATCCGGACGCTTCGAGATTTCGACGTCACGAACGGCGCCGGCGTGTGCGGTGCGACCGTCGCCGCGCCGCTGGGACGGAGGCCATGA
- a CDS encoding TatD family hydrolase: protein MKYIDHHAHMVSRTTDDYVQMALTGCLAVTEPSFWAGWDRSTVDGVEDYFRQLTGFEPRRAAQYGVAHYTWLGMNPKESDNRELSRQVLARLPTWLEGPTVLGIGEIGLNRVTRNEIATYAEHVALAEALQQLVLIHTPHLEDKLKGTRVTIDVLQRHSALKPGHVLIDHAEEHTIEAILDHGYWAGLTLYPQTKVSAQRAVDMIEQYGPDRILVAGACDWGPSEPIAVPKLVMEMRRRRHPESLIEQIVLWNPIRFLGQSPKFVVPSGLPDSSPAIAR from the coding sequence GTGAAGTACATCGACCACCACGCGCACATGGTGTCGCGCACGACGGACGACTACGTCCAGATGGCGCTCACCGGCTGCCTCGCCGTGACCGAGCCCTCGTTCTGGGCCGGCTGGGATCGCAGCACGGTCGATGGCGTGGAGGACTACTTCCGCCAGCTCACCGGGTTCGAGCCGCGGCGCGCGGCGCAGTACGGCGTGGCGCACTACACGTGGCTCGGGATGAACCCCAAGGAATCGGACAACCGCGAGCTGTCCCGGCAGGTCCTGGCCCGGCTGCCGACGTGGCTCGAGGGGCCCACGGTGCTCGGCATCGGCGAAATCGGGCTGAACCGCGTGACGCGCAACGAGATCGCCACCTACGCGGAGCACGTCGCGCTGGCCGAGGCGCTCCAGCAGCTCGTGCTCATCCACACGCCGCACCTCGAGGACAAGCTGAAGGGCACGCGCGTTACGATCGACGTGCTGCAGCGGCACTCGGCGTTGAAGCCCGGGCACGTGCTGATCGATCACGCCGAAGAGCACACGATCGAGGCCATCCTCGATCACGGCTACTGGGCGGGTCTCACGCTGTACCCGCAGACGAAGGTCTCCGCGCAGCGCGCCGTGGACATGATCGAGCAGTACGGGCCGGATCGGATTCTCGTGGCCGGCGCGTGCGACTGGGGCCCGAGCGAGCCCATCGCCGTGCCGAAGCTCGTGATGGAGATGCGCCGCCGGCGCCACCCCGAGTCGCTCATCGAGCAGATCGTGCTGTGGAACCCGATCCGCTTCCTCGGCCAGTCGCCGAAGTTCGTCGTGCCCAGCGGCCTTCCCGACTCCAGCCCGGCCATCGCCCGCTGA
- the eboE gene encoding metabolite traffic protein EboE produces MSTPQPLHLTYCTNIHAADGWTAVRATIGRYAPALKARLSPAAPFGIGLRLSARDASELSAPRALDEFRAFLDREGLYVALINGFPYGAFHGTPVKADVYAPDWRTDERVAYTTQLVDILAALVPPGVDGGVSTVPLSYKPWMAAAAAEGWERLTANVLSIAERLIRLRADGGPVIHLDIEPEPDCVLENTAETLDFFERRLVPAACATLSPRLGMPDADVARAVLDHVRLCFDCCHFSVAHEDPIEALDRLLAAGIRIGRVQLSSALRLQMPADVSAAARVAARLRPFADSTYLHQVICRHDRTDHHYADLDAALDRPPAGEWRIHFHVPLFTGEYDGLQSTQSDVRRVLAAAATRALTSHLEIETYTWEVLPAPLKIDLLESIAREYDWVRGELAAASARPSP; encoded by the coding sequence ATCTCCACGCCGCAGCCGCTGCACCTCACCTACTGCACGAACATCCACGCGGCCGATGGCTGGACGGCCGTGCGGGCGACGATCGGCAGATACGCGCCCGCGCTCAAGGCCCGCCTCTCGCCGGCCGCGCCGTTCGGCATCGGCCTCCGCCTCTCCGCCCGCGATGCCAGCGAACTGTCGGCCCCCCGCGCCCTGGACGAGTTTCGGGCGTTCCTCGATCGCGAGGGCCTCTACGTCGCGCTCATCAACGGGTTTCCGTACGGCGCCTTTCACGGCACGCCCGTCAAGGCCGACGTCTACGCGCCCGACTGGCGCACTGACGAGCGCGTCGCGTACACGACCCAGCTCGTCGACATCCTGGCCGCGCTCGTGCCGCCCGGCGTCGACGGCGGCGTGTCGACCGTTCCGCTGTCGTACAAACCGTGGATGGCCGCAGCCGCGGCGGAGGGCTGGGAACGCCTGACGGCCAACGTCCTCTCGATCGCCGAGCGGCTCATCCGGCTGCGCGCGGACGGCGGACCCGTCATCCACCTCGACATCGAGCCCGAGCCCGATTGCGTGCTCGAGAACACCGCCGAGACGCTCGACTTCTTCGAGCGCCGCCTGGTCCCCGCCGCCTGCGCGACGCTCTCGCCCAGGCTGGGCATGCCGGATGCGGACGTCGCGCGTGCGGTGCTCGATCACGTCCGTCTCTGTTTCGACTGCTGCCACTTCTCGGTCGCGCACGAGGATCCGATCGAGGCGCTCGACCGGCTGCTCGCCGCCGGCATCAGGATCGGCCGCGTGCAGCTCAGCTCGGCGCTGCGGCTCCAGATGCCGGCCGACGTGTCCGCCGCGGCGCGCGTCGCCGCGCGCCTTCGGCCGTTCGCCGACTCGACCTACCTCCACCAGGTGATCTGCCGGCACGATCGCACCGATCACCACTACGCCGATCTCGACGCCGCGCTCGATCGGCCGCCCGCCGGCGAATGGCGGATCCATTTCCACGTGCCGCTCTTCACGGGAGAGTACGACGGCCTGCAGTCCACGCAGTCCGACGTGCGGCGCGTGCTCGCCGCCGCGGCCACGCGCGCGCTGACCTCGCACCTCGAGATCGAGACCTACACGTGGGAGGTGCTGCCGGCGCCGCTCAAGATCGATCTGCTGGAGTCGATCGCCCGCGAATACGACTGGGTGCGCGGCGAACTGGCGGCCGCCTCCGCCCGGCCCTCCCCGTGA
- a CDS encoding alkaline phosphatase family protein gives MNRIAVLDVVGLTRALIERGMPRLSRWAQEAAHADVEPAFPAVTCTAQADYLTGLPPSSHGIVGNGWYSREDCEVRFWKQANPLVAAPKIWDRARAEDPAFTVANLFWWFNMYSTADYSVTPRPMYPADGRKIPDVYTRPTALRDDLQAALGTFPLFEFWGPRASIRSSRWIAESARIVEQRYSPTLTLVYLPHLDYNLQRLGPSSPAVDADLAAIDEVASDLIGFYEARGVGVVVLSEYAITDVSTPVHLNRVLRQHGLVAVREELGRDAFDPGASGAFAVADHQVAHVYVNDASRLAEVRRLLHDTPGVETVLDRDGLRGHQIDHPRAGDLVAIASADAWFTYYYWLDDRRAPDYARTVEIHRKPGYDPAELFVDPALRLPSLAVGWKLAKRKMGFRSLLDVIPLDATLVRGSHGRPGGTGPDGPVIMSRSRSLFDSTRLRSTDVYALLLRHLRDTEAKP, from the coding sequence GTGAACCGGATCGCCGTCCTCGACGTCGTCGGGCTCACGCGCGCGCTCATCGAGCGTGGGATGCCGCGCCTGTCGCGCTGGGCGCAGGAAGCGGCACACGCGGACGTCGAGCCGGCGTTCCCGGCGGTCACCTGCACCGCGCAGGCGGACTACCTGACCGGCCTGCCCCCGTCGAGCCACGGGATCGTGGGCAACGGGTGGTACTCGCGCGAGGACTGCGAGGTGAGGTTCTGGAAGCAGGCGAACCCGCTCGTCGCCGCGCCGAAGATCTGGGATCGCGCGCGCGCCGAGGATCCCGCGTTCACGGTCGCGAACCTGTTCTGGTGGTTCAACATGTACTCGACCGCGGACTACAGCGTGACGCCGCGGCCGATGTACCCGGCCGACGGCCGCAAGATCCCGGATGTCTACACCAGGCCCACCGCGCTGCGCGACGATCTGCAGGCGGCGCTCGGTACGTTTCCGCTCTTCGAGTTCTGGGGCCCCCGCGCGTCGATCCGCTCGTCGCGCTGGATCGCCGAGTCGGCCCGGATTGTCGAGCAGCGCTACAGCCCGACGCTGACGCTGGTCTACCTGCCGCACCTCGACTACAACCTCCAGCGGCTCGGCCCCTCGTCACCCGCGGTGGACGCCGACCTCGCGGCCATCGACGAGGTCGCGTCGGACCTGATCGGCTTCTACGAAGCGCGCGGCGTCGGCGTCGTCGTGCTGTCGGAGTACGCGATCACGGACGTGTCGACGCCGGTGCATCTCAATCGGGTGCTGAGGCAGCATGGGCTCGTCGCCGTGCGCGAGGAGCTCGGCCGCGACGCGTTCGACCCGGGCGCGAGCGGCGCATTCGCGGTCGCGGATCACCAGGTGGCGCACGTCTACGTGAACGATGCCTCGCGGCTCGCGGAGGTGCGCCGGCTGCTCCACGACACGCCGGGCGTCGAGACGGTGCTCGACCGTGACGGCCTGCGCGGCCACCAGATCGACCATCCGAGGGCGGGCGATCTCGTCGCGATCGCATCGGCGGACGCCTGGTTCACCTACTACTACTGGCTGGACGATCGGCGCGCACCCGATTACGCGCGCACGGTCGAGATCCATCGCAAGCCGGGCTACGACCCGGCCGAGCTGTTCGTCGATCCGGCGCTCCGCCTGCCCTCGCTCGCCGTCGGCTGGAAACTTGCCAAGCGAAAGATGGGCTTCCGCAGCCTGCTCGACGTGATCCCGCTCGACGCCACGCTCGTCCGCGGCTCGCACGGTCGGCCCGGCGGCACCGGACCGGACGGCCCCGTCATCATGAGCAGGTCACGCTCGCTCTTCGACAGCACGCGCCTCCGCTCCACCGATGTCTACGCGCTCCTGCTGCGACATCTGCGAGACACCGAAGCGAAGCCGTGA
- a CDS encoding VTT domain-containing protein yields the protein MRWAAVFVVLFALILVPFVLFEDRFNALGDRLLHANVPPAYAAGAVVGFLTADVLLPIPSSVVSAGAGLILGFWRGAAAVWAGMTASCLVGYAFGAGAAGAARRFVGEGGMARAGALSARYGDFALVLCRPIPVLAEASVIVSGIVKRPFGRFVQLTTWANLGVAMGYAAIGAWSMRMESFLLAFLGSLLVPAIGMLASRWWFRRA from the coding sequence ATGCGGTGGGCGGCGGTGTTCGTCGTGTTGTTCGCGCTGATCCTCGTGCCGTTCGTCCTCTTCGAAGACCGGTTCAACGCGCTTGGCGACCGGCTCCTCCACGCGAATGTTCCGCCGGCGTACGCGGCCGGCGCCGTCGTCGGGTTCCTCACGGCCGACGTGCTGTTGCCGATTCCGTCGAGCGTGGTGTCGGCCGGCGCCGGGCTGATCCTCGGGTTCTGGCGTGGCGCGGCCGCCGTGTGGGCCGGCATGACGGCGTCGTGCCTGGTCGGCTACGCGTTCGGCGCGGGCGCGGCGGGCGCGGCGCGGCGGTTCGTGGGCGAAGGCGGGATGGCGCGCGCCGGCGCCCTGTCGGCACGCTACGGCGACTTCGCGCTGGTGTTGTGCCGCCCCATCCCGGTGCTGGCCGAAGCCAGCGTCATCGTCTCCGGCATCGTCAAACGCCCGTTCGGCCGGTTCGTCCAGCTCACGACGTGGGCGAACCTCGGGGTCGCGATGGGATACGCGGCGATCGGCGCCTGGTCGATGCGCATGGAGAGCTTCCTGCTCGCATTCCTCGGTTCGCTGCTCGTGCCGGCGATCGGCATGCTCGCCTCGAGATGGTGGTTCCGGCGCGCGTGA
- a CDS encoding HAD family hydrolase, which translates to MPAALPVDTIFLDAGGVLIYPNWHRVADMLRAHGIAAESDALLAMEPGAKRLMDESARHAGSADASRMLDFFGTVLDRAGVPAGETRDAAMADVRAYHATHNIWERSPAHVVPALEALKARGAKLVVASNANGVLHRCFDRLGLTPYFDVICDSFFEGVEKPDPRFFQRLLARAGSRAETTVHVGDLFHVDVVGARRAGLRAILLDEHDLYGDMDVARIRTLTELSDAIDNV; encoded by the coding sequence ATGCCTGCGGCGCTCCCGGTCGACACGATCTTCCTCGATGCCGGCGGCGTCCTGATCTACCCGAACTGGCATCGCGTCGCGGACATGCTCCGCGCACACGGCATCGCGGCGGAGAGCGACGCGCTTCTCGCCATGGAGCCCGGCGCCAAACGGCTGATGGACGAGTCCGCACGGCACGCCGGGTCGGCCGATGCGTCGCGCATGCTCGACTTCTTCGGCACGGTGCTCGATCGGGCCGGCGTTCCCGCCGGCGAGACGCGTGACGCCGCGATGGCCGACGTGCGCGCGTACCACGCCACGCACAACATCTGGGAACGGTCGCCGGCTCATGTCGTGCCCGCGCTGGAGGCGCTGAAGGCCCGCGGCGCGAAGCTCGTCGTTGCGTCGAACGCGAACGGCGTGCTGCACCGATGCTTCGACCGGCTGGGCCTCACGCCCTACTTCGACGTGATCTGCGACTCGTTCTTCGAAGGCGTCGAGAAGCCGGATCCCCGCTTCTTCCAGCGGCTGCTCGCCCGGGCCGGCAGCCGCGCCGAGACGACCGTCCACGTCGGCGACCTCTTCCACGTGGACGTCGTCGGCGCGCGGCGCGCCGGCCTTCGCGCGATCCTCCTCGACGAGCACGACCTCTACGGCGATATGGACGTCGCGCGGATCCGCACGCTCACCGAACTGAGCGACGCCATCGACAACGTGTAG
- a CDS encoding sugar phosphate isomerase/epimerase: MSYTRREIGKMALASLAVPGVLSRTLAAQIKDARFNGVTLGAQTYSFRSINNPATRIIDAMKTIGLWEAELMSGDAENLAGMPALPNVGRGGRGQQMTPEQQAQIKEAQDAQRKWRLSTSPATWAAVKKQWNDAGIDVRFLCYNMNQNTADDMIEYGFQMAKALGVRAITTSTQVSMAKRIAPFADKHNVLVGVHGHASVENANEISTEATFLQCFEASKNIWANLDIGHYTATDADPIAFIQKHHGRITNLHVKDRKNKKNGMANLPFGQGDTNIKGVLQLLKTQKYDIPANIEFEYEGDPLVEMPKCLQYMKDALA; the protein is encoded by the coding sequence ATGTCCTATACCCGACGTGAAATCGGCAAGATGGCGCTCGCTTCGCTGGCCGTGCCGGGCGTGCTGTCCAGGACGCTCGCGGCCCAGATCAAGGACGCCCGGTTCAACGGCGTGACGCTCGGCGCCCAGACGTACAGCTTCCGATCGATCAACAACCCGGCGACCCGGATCATCGACGCGATGAAGACGATCGGCCTGTGGGAAGCGGAGCTGATGTCTGGCGACGCGGAGAACCTGGCCGGGATGCCGGCGCTGCCGAACGTCGGCCGCGGAGGACGCGGCCAGCAGATGACGCCCGAGCAGCAGGCGCAGATCAAGGAGGCGCAGGACGCGCAGCGCAAGTGGCGCCTGTCCACGTCGCCCGCCACCTGGGCGGCGGTGAAGAAGCAGTGGAACGACGCCGGCATCGACGTCCGCTTCCTCTGCTACAACATGAACCAGAACACGGCCGACGACATGATCGAGTACGGCTTCCAGATGGCGAAGGCGCTGGGCGTCAGAGCGATCACCACCTCGACGCAGGTGAGCATGGCGAAGCGCATCGCGCCCTTCGCCGACAAGCACAACGTCCTCGTCGGCGTCCACGGGCACGCGTCGGTGGAGAACGCGAACGAGATCTCGACGGAAGCGACGTTCCTGCAGTGCTTCGAGGCGTCGAAGAACATCTGGGCGAACCTCGACATCGGCCACTACACGGCAACCGACGCCGACCCGATCGCGTTCATCCAGAAGCACCACGGCCGCATCACGAACCTGCACGTCAAGGATCGGAAGAACAAGAAGAACGGGATGGCGAACCTGCCCTTCGGTCAGGGCGACACGAACATCAAGGGCGTCCTGCAACTGCTGAAGACCCAGAAGTACGACATCCCGGCGAACATCGAGTTCGAGTACGAGGGCGATCCGCTGGTCGAGATGCCGAAGTGCCTCCAATACATGAAGGATGCGCTGGCATAG
- a CDS encoding HAD-IA family hydrolase, with product MTKAILWDNDGVLVDTEQIYYEVTRDVLATVDVELTPPLYHDLFLLQGRGAWHLAEARGLPGHEVERLRDVRNTRYAQRLRDAPLLIDGVARVLQALHGRFTMGVVTSSRLDHFETIHETTGLLPYFDFILTASDVTRVKPDPELYLKAVERSGCRPEECLAIEDSERGLRAARLAGVPCVVVPTALTRGTTFEGAARVLRDAGELLDLLERDTAGEPARLTAHPSR from the coding sequence ATGACGAAGGCGATTCTCTGGGACAACGACGGCGTGCTCGTCGATACGGAGCAGATCTACTACGAGGTCACGCGGGACGTGCTGGCCACGGTCGACGTCGAGCTGACGCCGCCGCTCTACCACGATCTCTTCCTCCTGCAGGGGCGCGGCGCCTGGCACCTCGCGGAAGCGCGCGGCCTGCCCGGCCACGAGGTGGAGCGGCTGCGCGACGTGCGGAACACGCGCTACGCGCAGCGGCTGCGTGACGCGCCGCTCCTCATCGACGGCGTCGCGCGCGTCCTGCAGGCCCTCCATGGCCGATTCACGATGGGCGTCGTGACGAGCTCACGCCTGGATCACTTCGAGACGATCCACGAGACCACGGGCCTGCTGCCGTACTTCGATTTCATCCTCACGGCGAGCGACGTCACGCGCGTGAAGCCCGACCCCGAGCTGTACCTGAAGGCGGTGGAGCGCAGCGGCTGCCGGCCGGAGGAGTGCCTGGCGATCGAGGACTCCGAGCGCGGTCTTCGCGCCGCCCGCCTCGCGGGCGTCCCGTGCGTCGTCGTGCCCACGGCGCTGACGAGGGGCACGACGTTCGAGGGCGCGGCGCGCGTGCTGCGCGACGCCGGCGAGCTCCTGGATCTTCTCGAGCGTGACACCGCGGGCGAGCCCGCGAGGTTGACAGCCCATCCGTCCCGGTGA
- a CDS encoding aspartate aminotransferase family protein, translated as MLSAFPAPYRSESDPLPGAIADAVRRIDELRPEPLGPAFLGSDPSLSIDFDAVKRAAIPAAMADPADVVRDVVNLFQGAPNWGHPLTMCNVVPQPNTVAIIASMLAQVYSLNILEGEYAWNVHRAELESAAMLAGAFGWDPARAGGIYTYGGSGCWTYAVKYGLTRVLRGSRQRGVRTDAKVLCSQQAHYTMQNSTDWTGLGMDNVIRIRTDVDTNAMDLAHLEEVLRDLTARAVPIAAVVCTMGTTDANAFDPADKVRALLDRHPNAEPYGPALLYCDAVVGWSWALFRQYDFDVNPLGFSDDALALIRRVATAASTIQHADAVGVDFHKVGWTPYGSSVFVYRDADEFQSLLSRPLSPYLQARSPYNPLDYTLEVSRPATGSLAGWATLRYLGLEGFQSILGGIMETKAYLRRLLFDAETLVCANPDDYGLCTLFRAYPRGVDGNAQFERELTDPSARDALIRHNQLTRAIGDRLWEWFRAGKRIDGLHTPYISFSTGFRVTEYNRDAADPDAVVFALKIFPMNVHIHPKLMRHVLDCVLAARDEVMEDA; from the coding sequence ATGCTCTCGGCGTTCCCCGCGCCGTACCGATCGGAGTCCGACCCGCTGCCGGGCGCCATCGCCGACGCCGTGCGGCGGATCGACGAGCTGCGGCCGGAGCCGCTCGGCCCCGCCTTCCTCGGCAGCGACCCGTCGCTGTCGATCGACTTCGACGCCGTGAAGCGCGCGGCCATCCCGGCGGCGATGGCGGATCCGGCCGACGTCGTCCGCGACGTCGTGAACCTGTTCCAGGGCGCCCCGAACTGGGGCCATCCGCTCACGATGTGCAACGTCGTGCCGCAGCCGAACACGGTCGCGATCATCGCGTCCATGCTCGCGCAGGTGTACTCGCTGAACATCCTCGAAGGCGAGTACGCCTGGAACGTGCACCGCGCCGAGCTCGAGAGCGCCGCGATGCTCGCCGGCGCGTTCGGGTGGGACCCGGCGCGGGCCGGCGGCATCTACACGTATGGCGGCTCGGGCTGCTGGACGTATGCCGTGAAGTACGGGCTCACGCGCGTGCTGCGCGGATCGCGGCAGCGGGGCGTGCGGACCGACGCGAAGGTGCTCTGCTCCCAGCAGGCGCACTACACGATGCAGAACAGCACGGACTGGACCGGCCTCGGCATGGACAACGTCATCCGAATCCGGACGGACGTCGACACGAACGCGATGGATCTCGCGCACCTGGAGGAGGTGCTGCGCGATCTCACCGCCCGCGCCGTGCCGATCGCCGCCGTCGTCTGCACGATGGGGACGACCGACGCGAACGCCTTCGATCCGGCCGACAAGGTGCGCGCGCTGCTGGATCGCCATCCCAACGCCGAGCCTTACGGCCCGGCCTTGCTCTACTGCGATGCGGTCGTCGGCTGGTCGTGGGCGCTGTTCCGGCAGTACGACTTCGACGTGAACCCGCTCGGCTTCTCGGACGACGCGCTCGCGCTGATCCGCCGGGTGGCCACGGCAGCGTCGACGATCCAGCACGCCGATGCCGTCGGCGTCGACTTCCACAAGGTGGGCTGGACGCCGTACGGCAGCAGCGTCTTCGTGTACCGCGACGCCGACGAGTTCCAGTCCCTGCTGAGCCGTCCGCTGTCGCCCTACCTGCAGGCCCGATCGCCGTACAACCCGCTCGACTACACGCTGGAGGTGTCGCGCCCCGCGACGGGATCGCTCGCCGGCTGGGCTACGCTCCGCTACCTCGGCCTCGAGGGCTTCCAGTCGATCCTCGGCGGCATCATGGAGACCAAGGCGTACCTCCGGCGTCTGCTGTTCGACGCCGAGACGCTCGTCTGCGCCAACCCGGACGACTACGGGTTGTGCACGCTGTTCCGCGCCTATCCGCGCGGCGTCGACGGCAACGCGCAGTTCGAGCGCGAGCTGACGGATCCGTCGGCGCGCGACGCGCTCATCCGCCACAACCAGCTCACGCGCGCGATCGGCGATCGGCTGTGGGAGTGGTTCCGCGCCGGCAAGCGCATCGACGGCCTGCACACGCCGTACATCAGCTTCAGCACCGGCTTCCGCGTGACCGAGTACAACCGCGACGCCGCCGATCCGGATGCCGTCGTGTTCGCGCTCAAGATCTTCCCGATGAACGTGCACATCCACCCGAAGCTCATGCGCCACGTGCTCGACTGCGTGCTGGCGGCGCGCGACGAGGTGATGGAGGACGCTTGA